cccagctccccagctgcGTTGGCCCTGCACTCTCCTGTGCCAAACAGAGATGGATGAGAAGTGACCAAGCGTGTCCCTCACAGCGGCGTTGCCTTTACCCTCCCAACTATGGACTGTTCCAGGTAGAGCCCAGCCACCAATGCACCAGGTATGTCCTCAGCCACCTCCCTGGGGAAGGCAgcacctgccagccctgcaccagcaaaGCAACCAAGGAGGGGTGGTCTCAGTCCCCCTCCAAAGGGCTCACACTCCAGACCCTGCTCCTCTTGACTACCAGCTAAACAGAAGGGAAACAGCATTGCAGAAAATAACCAGGCGTCTGTCTTGGCCCTGGACCCAGTAAGGAGGCCGAGCTTTAGATCTGACTGCACAACAGACCCCTGTGTGTGTCTGATTTGTTACATGTGTCCAAGTCTCTGTCCACGACACTGTCATTCCAGATGGAGACTCTGTACAGCCAAATCTCCCCCCACTAAAGTGGCTGGAGGCCCggtccccacagcccagcacaaCAGGCTGTGGCTGACCCCATGACTGGCTTCTGCTTGTCCctacaggaaggaaaagaggggGGTGGACTCTTGCAGCTACAGGTAGAATAGAACTGTTAATTAATATTTGACTTTCAAAAGTTGTTAAGgatatatttttgtttgtgttctGTTTCAATTTCTGTAGATTATAAACTTTAAATGGCTGTAAAACCtcgtgaggaaaaaaaaaatgttaataaaaatgcaaagccCCAATATTTGCACAAAAGAAGCCCTGTGGTGTTGCTGTTTGCACTAACTGATCACCTTGgcagaacagcttcctctctTTCTGTCGTGGAATTCTTGCTAGTTGCACTTCAAGCCAGTGGTATAAGCACAGGCGTTGTGCCAGGCAATCTTAGAAGAGACTTCTTATGGTTTGGGCTACATCCttgcattttggaggaaaaaaacctggacTGTCTGGAGCCAGCCTGTTTAATCAGCCTAGAATTACTCAAGCTTAAAATTCAGCTGACTTGCACAGCTTCTGGCCTGAGGATACTGAACAGGCACAGCAAGGGACATCAGGAGATCTGGAAACCTCATCTGATAGATCACATGGTGCTGTCTCCCCACTTCTTTCCATGTGGGAATGGGAGCCAACGTGCCTCCAAACTGACCACTGACCACCATATCAGCCAAAACACACTGCTAGTACTGCTCTTCCAGGTAAACAAGGGCTGTCACTGTTCTGGGATGTCAAACTGGGAACGCAAAGGAGGGGAAGTGGGTGGGAGAACCCCTATTGGGTGTGTGCACTGCATCTGAAATCCCACTGCCTGAAAGAGATGAGAGGGAGTGCTTGCCTTTATGGAGTGGTTCAATGAAGGTTAAAAATGAGCCTCTGAGGTCTGAGAACAGAGCTTGGTTagaagagcaggagggcagaTAGGAACAGAGATCAAAGATGCAGCAGCTCCTTAAGCTAACAAACAGATGTGCTGATTTCAGCACCAATGTAGTGCAGAAATAACACTTCACTTGCCCCTGTGTAACGCTGGGGCACTGTGGTGGCACAGGGACGTGATGGGAAGCAGGCTGTGTGCTGAGTGAATGCCCAGTTATCTGTCAaacactggtttattttcacaaCTCTGCTTTCTAAGTCTCATATCAAACTGCTGGAACTAATGGGGTGAGCCTGGGGCAGTTAAAGCAGTAGCAAGATTTTTTGTACTCCCACAGTGAGGTTACATCAGGCTAGCCAAGTGGCTACAGAGAATTATACTTCAGCAAcaacctctttttttcccttaaaactgTTTTGTTCATCTGCCAGTAACCACACAGCTCTAAGGCTAAGGattcctttctgcttttccctttAAAACATGGTAAAGAAATCTGGCGCTCATCTCTGTACTTGAAATAAGACAAGTTGTACAGATGGTGGTTTGTCTTCAGATGGTATTTTAAGAAAAGCCTGGAACAAACTTATTTCTCCACAGGATCTTACCTCTCCCAAACAAAGTAGCAAGCTGCAAACTGGTGACTGTTAGAACACTTGCAGCACCTTCAAATATGTGGTAACCTAAATCGGTGCATTTCTCTTTGAAGATTGTCCTCCTGCCTTCTTTTGATGCCAGCAACAGACTTAatcaaaatcagccccaaaggATCGAAAGAGCTCAGAGTCCAGGCGTGTTTCCTGGAAACTGACAGTCAGCTGATCCATCCTGGagatgctgctctgtgcctggctccatcctcccGTGCTCCCACAAGCCTGCCTGGAGCAGCTTGCCAGGGCTCGGAGCCAGATTGCTGTTAGTCATTCAGAAAGCGGCCAGCGCCGCGCCGCTCGCACTGACCAGGACTCCAGAGGCAGTGGAAAGGTAAGCCTGATGGTTGTGCCGTGATGCAggctctcagcagcagcactgaacaGGGAATGTTGCTCCCGAGGGATCCGGCTGTTAGCGGAGGTAGTAATCGACCGCGGCGGAGAAAGCGGCGAACCCTCCGCAGCCGATCACCCCGGCCTTCAGCCCAGCTGCAAGGCAAGGGTGGGAAACAATGAGACAAAgtaggaaattaatttttttccccactaacTTGTGCTGGCTCAAAGAGCTCACACCAGCGGGAATCTGGCAGTGCCCCCTCCGAGGGAACTCTGGCACTGCCACTGCCTGATGTACAACCCTCGGCAGGGCCGGCAGGATTTGCTCTCTGGGTGCTGTGTCCTCAGCCTCACCCAGGGGACAGAAGAGAACCCTCCAGTGGCCACTGCTGATTTCAGTGTGCTCTGATCTGAGCCCTACAAGTGGTTTGGTGGGACTAGGGAGGGATAGGAAGAGCAGCCACTGCTCTGACAACTCTAAGAGGATTAGGTCGAGGACAGACATAACTTAACAAGCTCAATTAGATGCACTTGCaagagctttcttttcttttgtgctCCATGGACAGGGTTTTTTCTTAAGGAGAGGTGAGAGAAGTTTGATATTTCTGAtgagcagagcagctctctCCTACTTGGGGATTTTCCCAGATGCTGTTATCACTAAAGGAAAGTCCCCACTAGTGCTGCTGGACCAAAACCCCCGTGCTCCTTCTCTTTCACATGTAAGTAGAATTGTCTGTTTGAACTGATAtgtgagaaaggagaaaagcattTTACACACGGTACAAAAGAAGAGAGTAGAGTTCTTTAGTCCTAATTTcaaaggagagcagcagagacagtGAAATGGTAGAGCTAAGCAGACCTCTGTTAACACGAGCTTCTGAGTTGCTCTGTATTTTTGGCTCTCTCCCATGACACCACAGAGGAGTGTGGACAGCCACCAcaatctgatttttctttccagtgaatttTGCTGATTTTCCTCCAATCTCACTGTCTTGTATAACCAACCCTTCCTTATCCACACTCATCCTTGGAGCTGACAGGAAAGCGAGGGTGCAGTTCTGCCAGTCTGAAGCACACTCTCACATTCACCACAACCCCATGCAAAGAGGTTTGCAGTGTGTGTTCCTCTAAGAACATTGTGTGCTGTATAGCCAAATTCAAGTCCTATCACAGTTACCACAGAAACAGTTCCCAGCAGGCACCACCAACCTCTGAAGCCGATGGCTCCTCCCGTGATGCAGCCACTGATAACGCTGTTCTTCCAGTCTGACTTCCCACGATACTGTGGAATTGGAAATCAGAGTCAACAAGTAAACACAGAATAACCATTCAGTATCTGTGCTAACAGCAACGACCTTCTATCCCCTTCTCAGCTGAGGATgttcttccctctgctctcagcagaTGGCCCTGCACTCCCAAActtgcagggccaggaggagaggaaggagcaggtaagggggagagggaagacAAAACCGTATGGTGCAATGCAGTGCTGTGGGAAGGATCCTCAGGtgagccagcacagcccccagaACACAGCCCTGAGTTTAAAAGGACAATAACTAcatgagagcagccctgagcccggccatgcagctggtcCTTGGCCCAGGTGAGAGTCACAGCACCTGCTGACAAAGATGGACTATTTCCATAGCCAGGACACACTGGATTTTCACCAGTGCAGAGATCTCTTTGTTCTGCTCCATTGTGCAAGCAGATGCACTTTTCTTCTGGATGAGTTAAGAAGTAATTGTGACTTTCAATTAAAAGGCAGGACTCAAATTCATAACAGGGTaattttcctattttaaaaaagcagatgATAGATTTACCACTGAGCTGCACAAGGTCATTTCTGGCTGTAGGGGACAGATGAAAACTGGCCTGTTACTCAAGAACTTTCATCAAAGGATCCCTTTCTGCATGTGGAATTTTTGCCATGTTGCAACTCACAGCTTGACGTTTTACACAAGCACTTGTAGCTAGGGTTTTAAAAAGTAATGCCTATGCTTGCCAATACATTCAGGACTTAGCTATTGCAAAAGAGATCTTCATTCTGTcagagaacagcagctctgAAGACAGATCCCAAAGCTGAAAAGCTTTGCTGGccaaaaaagaacaaagtaGCCTATTCCACTGCCCTATTGCAAAGAGGATATACGTACTTACTTGGATCTagtaaaagatttttaaagagtacaagaaaacatttcttaatGGTTGAGAGGTTTCCACTCACCGACTCTACCACGCATTCTGTGCAGGAGAACATGGCACCCACGATGGCAAAGTTCTTGGCGTAGGAGATGCCTCGCTGCCCCATGTCCTTGAGCACCTCTTTGGCCGTGGGAGTGCGATAGGGATCCTTGGGATCAAACCCCACGTTGGTGTCAATACCAGCTGTGAAGATACCAAATGCACCTCCCAGAACAAATCCTGCAAAAGATAAAACAATATGAAATGAACTTGGCTGGATTGGAGCAGCACATTCCCTGCAGGCAATGAAGCGGCTCTGCTCCCGTCCCGCTGCCTGTGAGCGCTGCACCGTGACAGGGGCAGGAATCGCTTGGTGCTACGGACACTTGCGacagcctgtgctgtgctgaggaaAGGCCATGAGCACCTGTGCCTCTCCAAGGAAGGCAGACAGAGATCGCTCCCTGGGACATGTCACAGGCACTGCAGGAGGCttagaagaaaaatcaaacacGGGGGATGCAGCCTCTCCTCCATCCGCCCCTTTCCCGACGCCACAGGGACCCCCGAACCACCCCACAGCTGCCTGCCCCGTCCCTCCAGCCGCCGCACCTCCCACACAAGCCAGCGCCGCCTTGAAGGGGCAACTCTCCATGACCCGCTCCACCATCTTCTGCTCCTCGCTCTTGGGCGGGCAGGGGATGCCGCCGAGGGCGGCGGGGTCCCAGACGCGGGGCTGCCGCTTGTCGCCCACgaggtgctgcagcaggaggctgtactgcagcggcggcggcggcggtgccgGCTCTCCCGGGGCTGAAGGCGGTGGGGCCGCCATGCCGGGCTCGCACACCCACAGCCGCTCGGCGCCGCGTCCGGGCCCGCTCCTGCTGCCGCGGCGGGAGGGCACGGGAGTTGTAGTTCCGCGGCGGCGAGGCGCCGGGCGCGCACCGCCGCGCTGTGACTACATCTCCTAGAATGCCTCGCGGCGGCGCCGCCGGGGAGAACTACCGCTCCCGGCATGCTCCGCGGCGCGTAGCGTGGATTGGCCGTCCCGAGCAGCGCGGGGACTACATTACCCGGCGTGTCGTGCGCCAGCCCCCTGGCGGCCGGTGCGGCCGGTGCAGGTGAGGGGAGAGCCCCGGCTGCGCAGCATCCCCGagcgcggcggcagcggcggctgcAGGTGAGCGCCGGGAGGCgagggacagcgcggggggacCGGCTGGGCTGGGGAGAACCGGCAGCCTCGCGCGGGCCAGCCCCGTGCCGGGGGAGCGCCGAGGTGCCGCAGTGCGGGACCGAgtccctgtgccctggctgAGGTTGCGAGGAGGGAGCGGGAAGCTCTGATGTGTCGCGGTGTCgccgccgtgtccccgcagcctCCCCACGGCTGACTCCGGCCCCGCGCCGCTGTCTGAGGGCAACAGGTCCCGCACGGGCGCTGCCTGTGCCCGCAGCGTCCCGCCGGAGCCGAGCCCGGCAGGCGCAGCCCCCGCGGGGCTCTGAGGGCAGCGGGAGGACGGGCGGGTCGTGCCCGCAGCTCCGGACAGCCCAGGGCACCCGAGGCTGGCAAAGGTGTCCCCGCTGTGCCGCGGGCCGGGCGGACACAGCGGAGCAGCGGCACATCCCCGGCTGCCTCCCTGGGGAGAGCTCGGTCTCCTCCGGCGTAGGGCAGCGGTGTCACTTCAGGACGGGTGTAGCTCAAAAGGGCTCTGACAATATCCACAATCGGTTTTTCCGTCGCAAAATGCAAACTTGGCTCGTGTCAAATCGTGCAGGAGCCTTGGCTCTGGAAAGCTTGTGGTGTTTGGTGATAAGGTGAGAAGTGTTGCTTTTCCCTTTGGTAACCAAGGCACAGTGCGCATTAAAAACCTACATTCCTTGCTTGtgttgcttttttcttcacctgttttgctttcttgttCTTGTGGACTAGAACCAGTTTTCATCTTCGCAAGTGATGATAGGTCTGCCTTAAAAATACCTCTCTTCTTAtttgatatttttctattttatttttaagttccCATAGGTTTTTAAACCCGTGAGAAACAGCCGTGTTGGTTTCAATAGGATGCATGGAATTGTTGTGTTTCAATAATTGAAAATTGCGTAAAAATTTGAATACGTGATGCGTTGGTACGAAATTTTCCTGATATCCTGAAACACAATTTTTTAGAGATCCCAAAGtaatacattttctttcttactcttGTCCTTTGCTCTCTGTCCTGCTTATGTCTTAGCGTAGGTAGGTTCAAATAAAGATTTAAATGGATGGTTTTATCACTTCAAATACTTCATTAGACGAAGTTCAACAACTTTCCTCTAAATCCCACTGCCCTCTACTGGCTGCACCAGAGGGGCCCACCTGCCCGCTGCTATTCCCTCTTTTTTTAtgtccttggggtttttttaattgtttctttAGGGGtgttccctccccccccccccttttttttaaggTCAAAACCCGTGAAAAAGCACTTCATTTAAATCTACTACCGCAGGATCTTTACAAGGTAGGGGAGGTTGCTGGCAGGATGATCTCCCTAAGGAACCCTGAACTTAAGATTTCAATCTTCTCCTTGATCCAAAATAACCTTGCTGGGCTGATCTCGGAAGTCACACAGCAAAGCCTAATTTCCGAAGGcctaaggggaaaaaaccataTATGTTGGATTGGGAATTTCAGCAGTGAGCGTTTATATGTATAGTTGAAATATTGCTTTGACTTTCTTTCTCTGAGTTTTGGAGAAAATGCTGGGTTACTATTtgtttgtaaataaaatattttaataaatattttgtaaatatgATTATATAAAGTATACTTATTTATAGATTTTAATATGGAATTATATGTTATTTCCCCCCTTAGATATTTAAtagtttcctccttttcccattcACACTGTTCCATGTTCTACATACGAACGAATTCTTGTGCCTGAGTATTTGAATAATCTCATCTGCCTGAACAGATTTTTCGTGTGGGTGAAATCAGATGGAGGATTAAGGATTTGAGAGGGGAATATGAGAGTTCAACACATCTTTGATAAACAAGTTGTTCAAATGAAACTTTCGGCTGTTTCTTTTTCACAAGCCTGCGAACCTTCATGACCGCAGAGTGCGCAGCCCACGCATCCgatcctcttccttctccagtccctggctgctgtccctgaaGCCGCTCTtttctcctggagctgttcAGTCCAGTGCAAGAGCTTAGGTTATTTTTAACCTTGCCTAGTCCcatgaaatgaaacattttgaatTCGGCTGAGTGTGACGGCAGCAGCGGGTGCAGATGATCCCGAGCTTTTGTGCTGCTCCAAGGAGCTCGGTGTCTGTTTCAGCAGAGGGCAGCACATGGCGACACTGAATAATTGCGTTTCACTTGACCTTTACAGTGACTCAGTGACTCCCACACTTCAGTATTCTCCAGACAGGGTAAATCTTGGAAATAATGTGGGGTTTGTCAGAAATCCTggttttgcatattgtctccgTTTTAGAGTTCCCAGGTTTTGAAGAGACTCTAGCAGtgctattaaaaaattaaaataagttttCACAGTCCTCAACTTTATTTTGTCAAACTGCTGGTTCCAAAGTCTTTTCTGAAATCATCCAATTGGGCAGGAAGTGGCTGAAGGTGGAAGTCAACAAGAATTAAATAAAGTCCATTCTTTTTCACTCattcccacctttttttccttatcaGAACTGTCATAATGTAGGGATGAATGAGAAGAAGAGGAGATAAATTAGTGGATATTTTAATgacaaaaggaaaagctttCAATTACCACAAGCAAAAGAAAGTGTGGCTGCTTTGCAGGTGGTCACACTGCTGATCTCACCTGTTGTGTACAAAGAGGCTTCCAGTGGCTGCAAAAGGAAAGGTGCTGGGACCTGCTGAGCTTTGTTTCCACCCTATGGTATTTTCATCTATACCTTAAATGTGATCCTTTCCTACTTCGCACTGAGCTTGTGAATGTAgtgctttgtctttttttttctttaaagacttTAGGTTTGAAAGCACACTGGAGAAGTGCTTTGTGAAATAGATCTAAAATCGGTGAAGGAAAGCTGCTTCAGCTTCTATACTTTCCTTGGCTTTTGAGTTTAACAAACTTATTTGTTTGAGAGtgcagttggggtttttttcttctaaggTAGCTTTCAGTGTTGGAGAATACTGTCACTACCATGGCAAACAGCTAAAGTACTAAAAAAAAGGTTAGATCATAGGTAGGTGGCAGGTATATTGGAGTTAAAACTCAAAAGACATCCCGACTCACTGAtttttcatgggtttttttggggttttttttctgctttaggtCAATATAAAATAGATTGCAGAGGGAGATCTTTGGCTAAAATCCCCTGTTAGGATCAGCAGACTTGTTCCTTGTGACTGTGCTCTGTAACTCAGAGAAAAGGAACAGGATGTGGCTTTTCAAGATGAGTGTTTGATCCTGTCTGCTCTCCCTAACGTTTTAGATCTCAAAGGCTGCACCCCTTTTGAAAGTAAGGTGGTTTCGTTGTGTTTGTTCCACTTCAGCAAGGTACTCCTTCTCCTCTTCACAGTTTGCCCAATATTACACatacttttgttttcacctaTAAAATTTGAAACACACTTGTGTGGTCTAAAAAAAGATCCGGGTAAAGTTTCAGGCATCATCATCTCCCAGGGCTTTCTGCTGTTGCTATAGAAGCCTAAATTCTCTTTGAAAGACCTTTCCAGTATAAAGAAGTTGATACTGCAGGAAAGTTGTCATGGAAATATGCagtaaaaagagaaaggagatcTTGGTTTGATGACTCTTACACAGGCTTAGGCAACCTGGTGAAGTGGCTTCCTATCTGGAGATCTGATTCTGCAGATTCTCTTGGTTGTGTTCCAGTGGATTGGAAAGCTGTGGACTAGAACctaaagaaataaattctttaaCATTTATATGACCAAACATACCTCTTCAACTCAGAGAGCTTTATCCAGATTCGAGTTTCCATTGAGTGATGGCAGACCAGGGGATTCCCAGCAGCCTGGTTCTAATGGGGGATGGAGCTGTGGTACAGCTATTTATTATATTTCTGGCAATGACCACTCTGAAGGGATTTATTGAAGTACCACTATTGAAATGAGGCTTTCAGAACCACTTTTTAAATGACCAACTAAAAATAGTTTATTCTGCAAGCTTTAGTGCCATTCCAGATTTGAACAGCAGCCCTTTGTGTCCAGCTAAATGATGGGATAAGCAGATCCCTCCCCATAAATTTCTTATACCATCACCAAGCCTGGTTGGCTCCCTGGTTTCAAGCTTTTTGTGCCTCTCTTACTAAAGCCTCCTGATATCTAATAGATGTGATTATGAGTGAGTTGCCTTTAAATATCTATTACCAGTGTCACCATGGTAACTGCTGTAAGAGTTTCTTGCTGGTAAAAGGTTTCCAGCTCCCCAAGATACAGCAGGGCAAAATGCTTAGGCTGTTGTTTTCACGGTTTGGATGAGATCAAAGAGGACAAAATAACGTATTTCTGATTTTAATAGCAGTGGATGTTAGTGGAACTGAAAGGAATAAGATTGGTTTGGAGCCTGTCCTCAGACCAGGGAATAGAGGACACTtacacaggcagggacagcccaggcTTTCCTTGGACAGCAGGCTCCTGCAGGAGTGGGAAGACGTCACTCCCTCTGACTGAGCCAACACTTGGCCTTTCTTTCAATACTGTCACCAAGAGAACTAATTAACCCTAATGAAGGATGCAAAATTGTGATATTCCACCTGCCACAGGAGCAGGCAGAGTTGCTGAGTGATTCAATGTGAAGTAGAAAGAACTGAACTGGCttgtgtgttttcttctttcctggtTTTCTCAGACTgctccttctttttcctctcgGCCTTCAGCTGCTGTGTACCAGGGTTAGTGGGTGATATTCAGAGGGACTTCCCTGCTGTCCTGATTTCCAAATCTTCCCTTCTCTCACA
This region of Aphelocoma coerulescens isolate FSJ_1873_10779 chromosome 19, UR_Acoe_1.0, whole genome shotgun sequence genomic DNA includes:
- the TIMM22 gene encoding mitochondrial import inner membrane translocase subunit Tim22, whose product is MAAPPPSAPGEPAPPPPPLQYSLLLQHLVGDKRQPRVWDPAALGGIPCPPKSEEQKMVERVMESCPFKAALACVGGFVLGGAFGIFTAGIDTNVGFDPKDPYRTPTAKEVLKDMGQRGISYAKNFAIVGAMFSCTECVVESYRGKSDWKNSVISGCITGGAIGFRAGLKAGVIGCGGFAAFSAAVDYYLR